The Candidatus Methanomethylophilaceae archaeon genome contains a region encoding:
- a CDS encoding HAD hydrolase-like protein: protein MADCAGIASILVLTGETSREDLDGSGIKPTYVLNSVADIPKII, encoded by the coding sequence ATGGCAGACTGCGCCGGAATAGCATCGATATTGGTTCTCACCGGGGAGACATCCAGAGAAGATTTGGATGGTTCCGGCATCAAACCGACTTACGTCCTGAATTCGGTGGCGGACATACCGAAAATCATCTGA
- a CDS encoding HAD-IIA family hydrolase, producing MRFSGFMIDMDGTVYKGGNKIDGADAFISCLRSKGIPFVFLTNNSAYPRRHYLDKLLSMGFDVGMENVLTSTVATIRFLLSERPGKKVYPIASPGVVADLEEAGLILDFENPDIVLLAFDRTITYDKINAGYRFLKCGAELIATHPDDLCPTEDSYDVDIGPFIRLFEQMCCVKATVIGKPSGLMLSMAAREMGVDPEGTVMVGDRLYTDM from the coding sequence ATGAGATTCTCCGGGTTCATGATAGACATGGACGGGACCGTCTACAAAGGCGGGAACAAGATAGACGGGGCGGACGCCTTCATCTCTTGCCTCCGCTCCAAGGGCATCCCTTTCGTGTTCCTCACGAACAATTCCGCATATCCCAGGAGACATTATCTGGACAAGCTTCTGTCCATGGGGTTCGACGTCGGGATGGAGAATGTTCTCACATCCACAGTCGCCACCATCCGTTTCCTGCTGTCGGAGCGCCCGGGGAAGAAGGTATATCCTATAGCATCTCCCGGGGTTGTCGCCGATCTGGAGGAAGCCGGGCTTATCCTTGATTTCGAAAACCCCGACATAGTCCTCCTCGCATTCGACCGCACCATCACCTACGATAAGATCAACGCCGGTTACAGGTTCCTCAAGTGCGGAGCGGAGCTCATCGCCACACATCCCGACGATCTCTGCCCCACGGAGGATTCCTACGATGTCGATATCGGCCCTTTCATAAGGCTGTTCGAGCAGATGTGCTGCGTCAAAGCTACAGTCATCGGCAAGCCCAGCGGTCTGATGCTGAGCATGGCTGCCCGCGAGATGGGCGTAGATCCGGAAGGGACCGTGATGGTCGGCGACCGCCTTTACACAGACATGTAG
- a CDS encoding uracil-DNA glycosylase: MRPDPDCSLCGLCAGRTKIVLPDGNPDSGIVFVGEAPGESEDREGRPFVGRSGKVLSSMMEKAGFSRADVLITNTVKCRPPSNRDPMPDEMAACRPFLESELEGANLVVGLGKSACRDLMGYEGPMGSVVNVMSSIEVRGRRIRFLPAYHPAATIYNRELRRELERTMEIVAGELR, encoded by the coding sequence ATGAGGCCCGACCCGGATTGTTCGCTGTGCGGCCTATGCGCCGGGCGCACCAAGATCGTGCTCCCAGACGGGAACCCGGATTCCGGGATAGTGTTCGTCGGGGAGGCCCCGGGGGAGAGCGAGGACCGCGAAGGAAGGCCTTTCGTGGGGCGCTCCGGGAAAGTTCTTTCTTCGATGATGGAGAAGGCCGGATTCAGCCGCGCGGACGTTCTGATAACCAACACGGTCAAGTGCAGGCCGCCGTCCAACAGGGATCCGATGCCGGACGAGATGGCTGCCTGCCGTCCGTTCCTGGAATCCGAGCTGGAGGGCGCCAATCTTGTGGTCGGCCTTGGAAAATCGGCCTGCAGGGATCTGATGGGATACGAAGGCCCGATGGGTTCCGTCGTCAACGTCATGTCCAGCATCGAAGTCCGCGGCAGGCGCATAAGGTTCCTGCCCGCATACCATCCCGCGGCCACAATCTACAACAGGGAGCTGCGCCGGGAGCTGGAGAGGACGATGGAGATCGTCGCGGGAGAGCTGAGATGA
- a CDS encoding orotate phosphoribosyltransferase, producing the protein MSELTQALKDCGALQFGDFTLASGAKSSYYIDIKKASTNPRVLYLISQLMAIKMQDLNIRPDRIAGVVLGSVPLAAALSLATGIPYVMIRKEKKDHGTGKLIEGDLEAGDKVLVVEDVITTAGSSVKAIQTLREAGASVTDVISVIDREGGGRENLADIGVDFHPLVRASELVGGSR; encoded by the coding sequence ATGAGCGAACTCACCCAAGCGCTGAAGGACTGCGGCGCGCTCCAGTTCGGGGATTTCACCCTGGCCTCCGGAGCCAAGAGCAGCTATTATATCGACATCAAGAAAGCCAGCACCAATCCCAGGGTGCTTTATCTGATCTCCCAGCTGATGGCGATCAAGATGCAGGACCTCAACATCCGCCCGGACAGGATCGCCGGCGTTGTGCTCGGATCCGTGCCATTGGCCGCGGCCCTTTCTCTGGCCACCGGGATACCTTACGTCATGATCAGGAAGGAGAAGAAGGACCACGGCACCGGCAAGCTGATAGAGGGCGATCTGGAAGCCGGGGACAAAGTTCTGGTGGTCGAGGACGTGATCACCACCGCAGGTTCCAGCGTAAAAGCGATCCAGACCCTTCGCGAGGCGGGAGCCTCAGTGACCGACGTGATCTCCGTCATCGACCGCGAGGGGGGCGGGAGAGAGAATCTGGCCGACATCGGCGTCGATTTCCACCCTCTCGTCAGGGCATCCGAGCTTGTGGGCGGAAGCAGATGA
- a CDS encoding CDP-2,3-bis-(O-geranylgeranyl)-sn-glycerol synthase, which produces MDATELLTIMIVGLLLFLPAMIPNSAAVVFGGGTKMDFGRTWKGKRIFGDGKSWRGFFGGAFSGIALGLIIIGISCLWDPSGTWGYGEFWGNIRVIACLAFGAVLGDLCGAFIKRRLGMERGQKAPILDQYDFVIGAFLLTALFNYDWVYSTYIEGWHIAALIFIIALMFAIHRIVNIIGYRMGLKKEPW; this is translated from the coding sequence ATGGACGCGACAGAGCTTTTGACCATCATGATAGTCGGCCTTCTGCTGTTCCTGCCCGCTATGATCCCCAATTCGGCCGCCGTGGTGTTCGGAGGCGGGACCAAGATGGATTTCGGCAGGACATGGAAAGGAAAAAGGATCTTCGGCGACGGGAAGTCATGGAGGGGATTCTTCGGCGGAGCCTTTTCTGGAATAGCGTTGGGTCTGATCATCATCGGAATCTCCTGCCTCTGGGATCCCAGCGGGACCTGGGGATACGGAGAATTCTGGGGCAACATCAGAGTCATTGCCTGCCTGGCCTTCGGGGCTGTCCTCGGGGATCTCTGCGGAGCATTCATCAAAAGGAGGCTCGGGATGGAGAGAGGCCAGAAAGCGCCCATATTGGACCAATACGACTTCGTCATCGGAGCATTTCTTCTGACCGCTCTTTTCAATTACGATTGGGTCTATTCCACATACATAGAAGGATGGCACATCGCCGCGCTGATCTTCATAATCGCGCTGATGTTTGCGATACACCGCATCGTGAACATAATCGGCTACAGGATGGGCCTCAAAAAAGAACCTTGGTGA
- a CDS encoding nucleic acid-binding protein, translating into MIVLDSSAFFSMDGLPEEAHVCPSGVIRELEKYGDPRLALWGDMVNVMDCSKESLSKVSEAAKKTGDLGRLSPVDLTVLALALDVGGTVWSDDYSIQNVAAAMGIGYRAVGMAGIKKKAKWHYRCVGCGKWYGEKLPDCPICGSEMKPYRHRGR; encoded by the coding sequence ATGATAGTCTTGGACAGCTCCGCATTCTTCTCCATGGACGGGCTCCCGGAGGAGGCCCATGTGTGTCCCTCAGGGGTCATAAGAGAGCTGGAGAAATACGGAGACCCTCGCCTCGCCCTCTGGGGGGACATGGTGAACGTCATGGACTGCTCCAAGGAATCCCTCTCCAAGGTCTCGGAGGCGGCGAAGAAAACCGGGGATCTGGGGAGGCTGTCGCCGGTGGACCTGACCGTGCTGGCTCTGGCGCTGGACGTCGGCGGGACGGTATGGTCCGACGATTATTCGATACAGAACGTGGCGGCCGCCATGGGCATAGGATATCGCGCGGTGGGCATGGCCGGGATAAAGAAGAAGGCCAAATGGCACTACAGATGCGTCGGATGCGGGAAATGGTACGGCGAGAAGCTCCCGGACTGCCCGATCTGCGGATCGGAGATGAAGCCTTACAGGCACCGCGGCAGATGA
- a CDS encoding NAD(P)/FAD-dependent oxidoreductase codes for MAEKTVVDVLVVGSGPAGSTAAAYAAMGGAKVMMIERRSRVGIPVRCGEYMPSNGEIVNMFPSLKDEDSLFDIPSRLKCRETLGIKLVDPKDKVTTLDMPGYTVDRDAFDKHLADRAVKEGAELAMRCGFEGIEDGVAKTSDGDIAYKVIIGADGPGSRVARSLGLSCNHNPYPAVTAQVKGDFEPYLVMYFGDIAPGAYSWIIPKDGRANVGVGCSPRFSQEKVTDYFDRFAAKRGFQEHSRVCGKFVPSEGPIPATVSGNGMLVGDSAGQVISVNGGGIPLAMIAGRIAGNVAAENVRSSQPLQDYETQWREIMYKPLKTAAFNKKLADMFAFRSERSTALCMSLLGKRRLNNLIRCKSLFP; via the coding sequence ATGGCGGAGAAGACTGTGGTGGATGTTTTGGTCGTGGGCTCCGGCCCCGCTGGGAGCACCGCCGCGGCATACGCTGCGATGGGCGGCGCCAAAGTCATGATGATAGAGAGGCGCTCCCGGGTGGGCATTCCAGTTAGATGCGGGGAGTACATGCCTTCCAACGGGGAGATCGTCAACATGTTCCCGTCCCTGAAGGACGAGGATTCGCTTTTCGACATACCTTCCAGGCTCAAATGCAGGGAGACATTGGGGATAAAGCTCGTAGACCCCAAAGACAAGGTCACGACCTTGGACATGCCCGGTTACACCGTAGACAGGGACGCATTCGATAAGCATCTCGCCGACCGCGCGGTCAAGGAGGGCGCGGAATTGGCTATGCGCTGCGGTTTCGAGGGCATAGAGGACGGCGTGGCGAAGACTTCCGACGGCGACATCGCATACAAGGTGATCATCGGAGCCGACGGCCCCGGGTCCCGCGTGGCGAGGAGCCTAGGCTTAAGCTGCAACCACAACCCCTATCCGGCGGTCACCGCCCAGGTGAAAGGGGATTTCGAGCCCTATCTGGTCATGTATTTCGGGGACATCGCTCCCGGAGCCTACAGCTGGATAATACCCAAGGACGGCCGCGCCAACGTCGGCGTCGGATGCTCCCCGAGGTTCTCCCAGGAGAAGGTCACCGATTATTTCGACAGGTTCGCCGCCAAACGCGGGTTCCAAGAGCACAGCAGGGTCTGCGGCAAATTCGTGCCCAGCGAGGGCCCCATCCCAGCTACCGTGTCTGGGAACGGCATGCTCGTCGGAGATTCCGCCGGTCAGGTGATTTCGGTTAACGGCGGAGGGATACCTCTGGCGATGATAGCCGGCCGCATAGCGGGCAACGTGGCCGCGGAGAACGTGAGATCGTCGCAGCCTCTGCAGGATTACGAGACGCAGTGGAGGGAGATCATGTACAAACCCCTCAAGACCGCCGCTTTCAACAAGAAGCTGGCCGATATGTTCGCGTTCAGGTCGGAGAGGAGCACCGCTCTGTGCATGTCCCTTCTCGGCAAGAGGCGTCTGAACAACCTGATCAGGTGCAAGAGCCTCTTCCCTTGA
- a CDS encoding polyprenyl synthetase family protein, giving the protein MAEPWHSCIDNELASCERLMEEYLSFENAELTEMCRYVVMSGGKRLRPSFCILSYLACGGEKPDVSISIGSAFEIIHSATLIHDDINDQGEIRRGRKTLHKQYSLTKAIVAGDCMFTVGFRLLSGVPPQVVEYIAEASGAMGAGEFIQKDNEHASNVTEEDYMEIISGKTAKLFKACAMSGAFVAGGNDDAVSALGEFAYEVGLAFQIVDDVLDVTGDPKNMGKAVGTDLLEGKPTLPLIYAMQDPKYGGEIKALFEEPEISREHVSRALDLISMTDSVHRCFRKAEKVVENALSILDHLEDSVYKRSLIDLATYVVSRDR; this is encoded by the coding sequence ATGGCAGAGCCTTGGCATTCGTGCATAGACAATGAACTCGCTTCTTGCGAGAGGCTGATGGAGGAATACCTCAGCTTCGAGAATGCCGAGCTCACCGAGATGTGCCGCTATGTCGTGATGTCCGGAGGCAAAAGGCTGAGGCCCTCTTTCTGCATCCTTTCTTATCTGGCATGCGGCGGAGAGAAGCCGGACGTCTCGATCAGCATCGGTTCCGCCTTCGAGATAATCCACAGCGCCACGCTGATCCACGACGACATCAACGATCAGGGCGAGATCAGGCGCGGGCGCAAGACTCTGCACAAACAATACTCTCTGACCAAGGCAATAGTCGCGGGCGACTGCATGTTCACCGTCGGATTCCGCCTTCTTTCCGGGGTCCCGCCGCAGGTCGTGGAGTACATCGCGGAAGCTTCCGGCGCTATGGGCGCGGGGGAGTTCATCCAGAAGGACAACGAGCACGCGTCGAACGTCACCGAAGAGGATTACATGGAGATAATCTCCGGGAAGACTGCGAAGCTTTTCAAGGCCTGCGCCATGTCCGGAGCTTTCGTTGCCGGCGGGAATGACGACGCCGTGAGCGCCCTCGGGGAGTTCGCCTACGAGGTCGGACTCGCGTTCCAGATCGTTGATGACGTCCTGGATGTGACCGGAGACCCCAAAAACATGGGCAAAGCCGTCGGGACCGATCTGCTGGAAGGCAAGCCGACGCTGCCTCTGATCTATGCGATGCAGGACCCCAAATATGGCGGCGAGATCAAAGCCCTCTTCGAAGAGCCCGAGATATCCCGCGAGCATGTCAGCAGAGCTCTGGACCTCATCTCTATGACCGATTCCGTGCACAGATGCTTCAGGAAGGCTGAGAAGGTGGTGGAGAACGCGCTGTCGATCCTCGATCATCTTGAAGATTCCGTCTATAAGAGGTCTCTGATCGATCTTGCCACCTATGTGGTCAGCCGCGACAGGTGA
- a CDS encoding NADH-quinone oxidoreductase subunit N encodes MDFTGIFGDFTAVAPMIILMIAVLLVPGINLLGKKRTVTWAFSLVMVVISLFLNLFMLTDGYVGQTLGMVSYNAYSGLMILLFQIVLFLAVLVSNASTETTRFNTGAYYALLMAATMGMMFVAESSDLMMIFVGVELTSISSYAAVSMKRNDSRAAEAAVKYVIIGGMSTALTLYGISMLYGLTGTTNIAAIASSTEIGGISLAFAVALISMVAGYGFKIAAVPFHMWAPDVYEGAATPVSLFLATGSKKMGLSVFFQIFLIMFVAGTACAEIAGPEVQYFFAIIAAITMTVGNIVAIAQNNIKRMLAYSSIAQAGYILIVMAVMSEYALSAGLFHMFTHVFMKGGAFLVVGALICAGIGEKISDYRGLSKRAPLMAAAMMLFLFSLAGIPPLAGFTSKFFLFSSTMGTSAGLESQWIWLAFIAILNSAISLYYYARVVKAMYVEKGDSSDRVKVPAAFTVGILICIIAVIVLGVYPQLIFDFCETAAQTLLLR; translated from the coding sequence ATGGATTTCACTGGTATATTCGGAGATTTCACAGCGGTCGCGCCTATGATCATCCTGATGATCGCGGTGCTTCTGGTGCCCGGAATCAACCTTCTCGGGAAGAAGCGCACCGTAACCTGGGCCTTCTCCCTCGTGATGGTCGTCATTTCGCTGTTCCTGAACCTCTTCATGCTGACGGACGGTTACGTCGGGCAGACCCTCGGAATGGTCAGTTACAACGCGTACTCTGGCCTGATGATCCTGCTGTTCCAGATCGTACTGTTCCTGGCGGTGCTGGTCTCCAACGCCAGCACCGAGACCACCAGGTTCAACACCGGTGCGTACTACGCCCTGCTGATGGCCGCCACGATGGGTATGATGTTCGTCGCGGAGTCCTCCGATCTGATGATGATCTTCGTCGGAGTCGAGCTCACCAGCATCTCCTCATACGCGGCAGTGTCCATGAAGAGGAACGACTCCAGAGCGGCCGAAGCCGCCGTGAAGTACGTCATCATCGGTGGGATGTCCACTGCTCTGACCCTTTACGGTATCTCCATGCTCTATGGGCTCACCGGAACGACCAACATCGCCGCGATCGCCAGCTCCACCGAGATCGGCGGGATCAGCCTAGCATTCGCTGTGGCTCTCATCTCGATGGTCGCAGGATACGGATTCAAGATCGCAGCCGTGCCGTTCCACATGTGGGCTCCCGACGTGTACGAAGGGGCCGCCACCCCTGTCTCCCTGTTCCTGGCAACGGGATCCAAGAAGATGGGTCTGAGCGTCTTCTTCCAGATCTTCCTGATCATGTTCGTGGCCGGAACCGCGTGCGCGGAGATCGCCGGGCCTGAGGTCCAGTACTTCTTCGCGATAATCGCGGCCATCACCATGACCGTAGGAAACATCGTGGCCATCGCCCAGAACAACATCAAGAGGATGCTCGCATACTCTTCCATCGCCCAGGCAGGTTACATCCTGATCGTGATGGCAGTCATGTCCGAGTACGCCCTCAGCGCAGGCCTGTTCCACATGTTCACCCACGTGTTCATGAAGGGAGGAGCATTCCTCGTCGTCGGCGCGCTGATCTGCGCCGGAATCGGCGAGAAGATCTCCGACTACAGAGGACTCTCCAAGAGGGCTCCCCTCATGGCCGCGGCTATGATGCTGTTCCTGTTCTCGCTGGCAGGAATCCCGCCTCTCGCAGGATTCACCTCGAAGTTCTTCCTGTTCTCGTCCACGATGGGAACTTCAGCAGGACTCGAGTCCCAGTGGATCTGGCTGGCATTCATCGCCATCCTGAACTCCGCCATCTCCCTGTACTACTACGCAAGGGTCGTCAAGGCCATGTACGTGGAGAAGGGAGACAGCTCCGACAGGGTCAAGGTACCTGCCGCATTCACCGTCGGCATCCTGATCTGCATAATCGCGGTCATCGTCCTCGGTGTCTACCCCCAGCTCATCTTCGACTTCTGTGAGACTGCGGCTCAGACGCTGCTTCTCCGCTGA
- a CDS encoding NADH-quinone oxidoreductase subunit M has translation MDFPILTLLIVIPLIGAILTLIMGGSRQRYAKFIAGAFSAVDLILAVYLMTLSNDFGSLAESYTWISTNFISISFSLAIDGLSILMVFLTALLVLLVVIFSSEEEEVEGDRPNYFHTLLLAMEVGLMGVYTASDYFLFYVMWEITLIPMYFMISWYGGPRRHYAAIKFFIYTHVASLVMLIGIFAMGFKAAEMAGGAIDFSFDAINSLMPYTNEGFQALVFALLFFGFAVKMPAVPFHTWLPDAHTEAPTGGSVLLAGVMLKMGSYGIIRVCLEAFPLGANYWQWVIIAIGLVSIVYGAYACIAQKDLKKMVAFSSISHMGMVMLGIGCLSDAGITFAVFQMFAHGLITGILFMVCGMAGHKIGTREIPLLGGIAGRMPKFATFMMFSFMASLGLPGLVGFWGEFPVIFAFYEFIVANDMLWLLLFCMLSLMLTAGYYLWAMQRTLFGPETTKIDLSHVHDVNRTEFIAMGVLCALVAIFGMWPDGALQFIEPFTQPLAENLATFGGMI, from the coding sequence ATGGATTTCCCTATACTCACTCTGCTCATCGTCATCCCGCTGATCGGGGCCATTCTGACCCTTATCATGGGCGGATCTAGACAGAGATACGCCAAGTTCATTGCGGGCGCATTCTCGGCCGTGGATCTCATCCTCGCGGTCTACCTGATGACCCTCAGCAACGATTTCGGCTCTCTCGCCGAGAGTTACACATGGATTTCGACCAACTTCATCTCGATCAGCTTCTCGCTGGCGATAGACGGCCTCAGCATACTGATGGTCTTCCTCACCGCTCTGCTGGTGCTGCTCGTGGTCATCTTCTCCTCGGAGGAGGAGGAAGTCGAGGGCGACAGGCCCAATTACTTCCACACCCTGCTCCTGGCGATGGAAGTCGGGCTCATGGGAGTCTACACGGCGTCGGACTACTTCCTGTTCTACGTCATGTGGGAGATTACCCTCATACCCATGTACTTCATGATCTCCTGGTACGGAGGACCCCGCAGGCACTACGCAGCGATCAAGTTCTTCATCTACACCCACGTGGCATCGCTGGTCATGCTCATCGGAATATTCGCGATGGGATTCAAGGCCGCGGAGATGGCCGGAGGAGCTATCGACTTCTCCTTCGACGCAATCAACTCGCTGATGCCCTACACCAACGAAGGGTTCCAGGCTCTCGTGTTCGCGCTCCTGTTCTTCGGGTTCGCGGTCAAGATGCCTGCCGTTCCGTTCCACACATGGCTGCCCGACGCGCACACCGAGGCGCCTACCGGCGGTTCCGTCCTCCTGGCCGGAGTCATGCTGAAGATGGGTTCCTACGGTATCATCCGCGTCTGCCTCGAGGCGTTCCCGCTGGGAGCGAATTACTGGCAGTGGGTCATCATAGCGATCGGTCTGGTCTCCATAGTGTATGGGGCATACGCTTGCATCGCGCAGAAGGACCTCAAGAAGATGGTCGCATTCTCGTCCATCAGCCACATGGGAATGGTCATGCTCGGCATCGGATGCCTGAGCGACGCGGGAATCACCTTCGCGGTGTTCCAGATGTTCGCCCACGGTCTCATCACCGGAATCCTGTTCATGGTGTGCGGAATGGCCGGACACAAGATCGGAACCAGAGAGATACCCCTCCTCGGAGGAATCGCCGGCAGGATGCCCAAGTTCGCGACTTTCATGATGTTCTCATTCATGGCGTCCCTCGGGCTTCCCGGTCTGGTCGGATTCTGGGGAGAGTTCCCCGTCATCTTCGCGTTCTACGAGTTCATCGTCGCGAACGACATGCTCTGGCTCCTCCTGTTCTGCATGCTGTCTCTCATGCTCACCGCGGGTTACTACCTGTGGGCCATGCAGAGGACCCTGTTCGGGCCTGAGACCACCAAGATCGATCTCAGCCATGTCCACGACGTCAACAGAACCGAATTCATCGCCATGGGAGTGCTCTGCGCTCTGGTCGCGATCTTCGGTATGTGGCCCGATGGAGCTCTTCAGTTCATCGAGCCCTTCACGCAGCCTCTTGCTGAGAACCTCGCTACCTTCGGAGGGATGATCTGA
- a CDS encoding NADH-quinone oxidoreductase subunit L, whose protein sequence is MIIEYTWLIPFIPMFCFVLIGAIGQKTPEKGGYIAIAGALLSFILALGVSFEYLTGTNYPAPVVDSMKWFSIGGLQLNLGYYVDGLTCMMMLFSSFISTLIFIYSLGYMGDQGGRKKRYYAEVSMFLSGMLGLIVSSNFLEMFIFWEVMGLCSYLLIGFWSFRHPEGDAASANAASAAKKAFIVTRFGDVCLMGGLFVLLSAFGSLDYTVLFDPKNIEAVNSDTLTLGMLLCFGGVIGKSAQFPLHDWLPDAMAGPTTVSSLIHAATMVKAGVYLVARGFPLFIQNPDVMLFVGIIGGFTAFFTATMALNNMNIKRVLAYSTLSQLGYMILSLGAGGYLFAIGMDQGNAALMAAGTAGFVAGCFHMMNHAFFKALLFMCSGSVIHAVGTEDMRLMGGLRKQMPITSITMLLGSLSIAGFPLFSGFWSKDLVIEAAFEAGDHNVLFMIMWVLAIVTAFMTAFYMFRMWFMTFAGEKGTNTLHAAEHGHGESPGTMTVPLIILSVFAIFSGFFIMFGLDGMLSFTQLSNGVFQVGGGHTEGFEYFEELFTNPYTYLTIVLALVGIAIAYIMYAKKSVNPGAFNSNGESILYKVLTKRWGFPDLYNQLSWKLGYGIARGVDYVDRNVIDGTVNGLSGAVVGGGEAVSKIETGNVHDYTSVVLLGIALLSVLLLVIAKIMGGI, encoded by the coding sequence ATGATAATAGAATACACATGGCTCATCCCCTTCATCCCGATGTTCTGCTTCGTTCTCATCGGAGCAATCGGACAGAAGACCCCTGAGAAAGGAGGTTACATCGCTATAGCGGGAGCCCTCCTCTCGTTCATCCTCGCCTTGGGAGTGTCCTTCGAGTACCTCACAGGCACGAACTACCCCGCCCCCGTAGTGGACTCTATGAAATGGTTCAGCATCGGCGGGCTCCAGCTCAACCTCGGATACTACGTGGACGGCCTCACCTGCATGATGATGCTGTTCTCCTCGTTCATCTCCACTCTGATCTTCATCTATTCGCTCGGATACATGGGAGACCAGGGAGGAAGGAAGAAGAGGTATTACGCAGAAGTATCCATGTTCCTCAGCGGAATGCTCGGGCTCATCGTATCCAGCAACTTCCTCGAGATGTTCATCTTCTGGGAGGTCATGGGTCTGTGCTCCTATCTCCTCATCGGATTCTGGTCCTTCAGGCACCCAGAGGGAGACGCCGCATCCGCCAACGCCGCATCTGCGGCCAAGAAAGCGTTCATCGTCACCCGTTTCGGTGACGTGTGCCTCATGGGCGGTCTGTTCGTCCTGCTCTCCGCATTCGGAAGCCTCGACTACACCGTCCTGTTCGACCCCAAGAACATCGAGGCCGTCAACTCTGACACCCTGACGCTCGGCATGCTCCTCTGTTTCGGAGGAGTCATCGGTAAGAGCGCCCAGTTCCCTCTGCACGACTGGCTCCCTGACGCGATGGCAGGTCCTACCACCGTCTCGTCTTTGATTCACGCCGCAACCATGGTTAAGGCCGGAGTATACCTCGTCGCAAGGGGATTCCCGCTGTTCATCCAGAACCCCGACGTCATGCTGTTCGTCGGAATCATCGGAGGATTCACCGCGTTCTTCACCGCCACCATGGCGCTGAACAACATGAACATCAAGAGAGTCCTCGCTTACTCCACCCTGTCCCAGCTCGGATACATGATCCTGTCCCTCGGAGCCGGAGGATACCTCTTCGCTATCGGAATGGACCAAGGGAACGCCGCTCTCATGGCGGCCGGAACCGCCGGATTCGTCGCCGGATGCTTCCACATGATGAACCACGCTTTCTTCAAGGCGCTTCTCTTCATGTGCTCGGGATCCGTCATCCATGCGGTCGGTACCGAGGATATGCGCCTGATGGGAGGGCTCCGCAAACAGATGCCCATCACATCCATCACCATGCTGCTCGGTTCGCTGTCCATCGCAGGATTCCCGCTCTTCAGCGGATTCTGGTCCAAGGATCTCGTCATCGAGGCAGCTTTCGAAGCGGGAGACCACAACGTTCTGTTCATGATCATGTGGGTCCTCGCCATAGTCACCGCGTTCATGACCGCGTTCTACATGTTCCGCATGTGGTTCATGACCTTCGCGGGCGAGAAGGGAACCAACACCCTCCATGCCGCGGAGCACGGCCACGGCGAATCCCCCGGAACCATGACTGTGCCTCTGATCATTCTGTCCGTGTTCGCTATCTTCAGCGGATTCTTCATAATGTTCGGGCTCGACGGAATGCTTTCGTTCACTCAGCTCAGCAACGGCGTATTCCAGGTCGGAGGAGGGCATACCGAGGGCTTCGAGTACTTCGAGGAGCTCTTCACCAACCCGTACACCTACCTCACCATCGTTCTGGCTCTCGTCGGAATAGCCATAGCTTACATCATGTACGCGAAGAAATCCGTCAACCCCGGAGCTTTCAACAGCAACGGCGAGTCCATCCTGTACAAGGTGCTCACCAAGAGATGGGGATTCCCCGATCTCTACAACCAGCTGTCCTGGAAGCTCGGATACGGCATCGCCCGCGGAGTGGATTACGTCGACAGGAACGTCATCGACGGCACCGTCAACGGTCTATCCGGAGCGGTCGTCGGAGGCGGAGAAGCCGTCAGCAAGATCGAGACCGGAAACGTCCACGACTACACTTCCGTGGTCCTCCTCGGAATCGCCTTGCTTTCCGTGCTGCTTCTTGTGATCGCAAAGATAATGGGAGGCATCTGA
- the nuoK gene encoding NADH-quinone oxidoreductase subunit NuoK: MIPFEFFLVLAAILFVIGAYGVMTKSNAIIVLMCVELMLNAANMNFVAFGAYNTDVMGQTFVVMSISVAAAEVAVGIAILLNAYKLRKTTELDEAELTSMRW, translated from the coding sequence ATGATACCTTTCGAGTTCTTCCTCGTACTCGCCGCCATCCTGTTCGTCATCGGCGCATACGGCGTCATGACCAAAAGCAACGCGATCATCGTGCTCATGTGCGTGGAGCTCATGCTCAACGCGGCAAACATGAACTTCGTGGCCTTCGGCGCGTACAACACCGATGTGATGGGCCAGACTTTCGTGGTCATGTCCATCTCCGTCGCAGCCGCCGAAGTCGCGGTCGGAATCGCCATCCTGCTCAACGCATACAAGCTCAGGAAGACTACCGAGCTCGATGAAGCCGAGCTCACATCGATGAGGTGGTAA